One Granulicella sp. 5B5 DNA window includes the following coding sequences:
- a CDS encoding TIGR03435 family protein, which translates to MLCLVACLALLGSVLHAQDITGNWQGTLKVQKDLRIILVIAKDNGALKGTMYSIDQGAQPIKASSISLDGSDFKCSVDLIGGTYEGKLSADGNTITGTWTQGPTPTPLVLARATKTTAWEIPAPPPPPKLMPADANPSFEVATIKPNDSGATSMRGLTVNGRNFRTRASSLEDLIAFSYQVQAKQIIGGPSWMSSDRYDIDAVPDVDGAPNPEQVRSMIRKLLTDRFQLKFHKDTRELSAFILSVDKTGSKLAPTQLTGPLPGIGMRPATGGLTLMVRNAAIPEFTGFLQSLVLDRPVVDKTGLKGKYDFTLTFLPDETQFNGHSPVGKLADGVEPAPSLTEAMQQQLGLKLSSEKTSVEVIALDHVEKPSAN; encoded by the coding sequence ATGCTCTGTCTCGTCGCCTGCCTTGCACTGCTCGGCTCCGTGCTCCATGCGCAGGACATCACCGGCAACTGGCAAGGCACTCTCAAGGTGCAGAAAGACCTCCGCATCATCCTGGTCATCGCCAAAGACAACGGCGCCCTAAAAGGCACAATGTACAGCATCGACCAGGGAGCGCAGCCCATCAAGGCATCGTCCATCTCCCTCGACGGCTCCGACTTCAAGTGCTCCGTCGATCTCATCGGTGGCACCTACGAAGGCAAGCTCAGCGCTGACGGCAACACCATCACCGGCACCTGGACACAGGGCCCAACCCCGACCCCTCTCGTCCTCGCCCGCGCCACCAAGACCACCGCATGGGAGATCCCCGCGCCGCCTCCGCCGCCCAAGCTCATGCCCGCTGACGCCAACCCCTCCTTCGAGGTCGCCACCATCAAGCCCAACGACTCCGGCGCCACCAGCATGCGCGGCCTCACCGTCAACGGCCGCAACTTCCGCACCCGCGCCTCATCCCTCGAAGACCTCATCGCCTTCTCCTACCAGGTCCAGGCCAAGCAGATCATCGGCGGCCCCTCCTGGATGAGCAGCGACCGCTACGACATTGACGCCGTCCCCGACGTCGACGGCGCGCCCAACCCCGAGCAGGTCCGCAGCATGATCCGCAAGCTCCTCACCGACCGCTTCCAGCTCAAGTTCCACAAGGACACACGCGAGCTCTCCGCCTTCATCCTCAGCGTCGACAAGACCGGCTCAAAGCTCGCCCCCACACAACTCACTGGCCCGCTGCCCGGCATTGGCATGCGCCCTGCCACCGGCGGCCTTACACTCATGGTCCGCAACGCCGCCATCCCGGAGTTCACCGGCTTCCTCCAGTCGCTCGTGCTCGACCGCCCCGTTGTCGACAAAACCGGCCTCAAGGGCAAGTACGACTTCACTCTCACCTTCCTTCCCGACGAGACGCAGTTCAACGGTCACTCTCCCGTCGGCAAGCTCGCCGATGGCGTCGAGCCCGCACCCAGCCTCACCGAAGCCATGCAGCAGCAGCTCGGCCTCAAGTTAAGCTCCGAAAAAACTTCGGTCGAGGTCATCGCCCTCGACCACGTTGAAAAGCCCTCGGCCAACTAA
- a CDS encoding carboxypeptidase regulatory-like domain-containing protein — protein sequence MAVLCAGVAGGQQPTVQVRGTVKDAKGAAVTGAAVRLREAAGVDVQAITDGAGRFVLPAVAQGDASVTASARGMEARADVSAAKLVEPMVLVLRPAGNSVGEMEFSDAPKFSVAGVTDWTAVGGHGSDATLRTSESLASATASLPGDGAGAATPDEMKVAAEVREDEDRGEVAKAQERVHAALQAHATANLYRLAGEVDEKGDDPLAAVREFEQAAKLEPSEVNEFEWGSELLVHRAIWQAAAVFEHGAEMYPASVRMQTALGTALFAGARYEQAAERLCKASDLAPEDAEPYEFMGKVELAAPEALACVEPHLARYVRLKPGSSEAHYLYAMALLRRQESAPDAAAVAQAEALLKKAVALDAKCGDGYLELGVLAAQRKDLPTAIGYYSKAIDADPMMADAYYRLAKAYERTGQREKAKEAFAMHDKVTQEQAAATERQRKAVKQFLFAKPGDAPTVATP from the coding sequence GTGGCTGTTCTGTGCGCCGGTGTGGCTGGCGGGCAGCAGCCGACGGTGCAGGTTCGGGGGACGGTGAAGGACGCGAAGGGCGCTGCGGTGACGGGTGCAGCTGTGCGGCTGCGGGAGGCTGCGGGTGTGGATGTCCAAGCTATTACGGATGGGGCGGGCAGGTTTGTGCTGCCGGCAGTGGCGCAGGGTGATGCTTCGGTGACGGCTTCGGCGCGAGGGATGGAAGCACGCGCAGATGTGTCGGCGGCGAAGCTGGTGGAGCCGATGGTGCTGGTGCTGCGGCCAGCTGGGAATTCTGTGGGCGAGATGGAGTTCAGCGATGCTCCGAAGTTTTCAGTGGCGGGCGTGACGGACTGGACGGCGGTGGGTGGGCATGGGTCGGATGCGACGCTGCGGACGAGCGAATCGCTGGCGAGTGCGACGGCGAGTTTGCCGGGTGATGGTGCGGGTGCGGCGACTCCGGATGAGATGAAGGTTGCGGCTGAGGTCCGCGAAGATGAGGACCGCGGTGAGGTCGCGAAGGCGCAGGAGCGGGTGCATGCTGCGCTGCAGGCCCATGCGACAGCGAACCTGTATCGGCTGGCTGGCGAGGTGGATGAGAAGGGTGACGATCCGCTGGCGGCGGTGCGTGAGTTTGAGCAGGCGGCGAAGCTGGAGCCGAGCGAGGTGAACGAGTTTGAGTGGGGCTCGGAGCTGCTGGTGCATCGTGCGATATGGCAGGCGGCGGCGGTGTTTGAGCATGGGGCGGAGATGTATCCGGCTTCGGTGCGGATGCAGACGGCGCTGGGGACGGCGCTATTTGCGGGTGCGCGGTATGAACAGGCGGCGGAGCGGTTGTGCAAGGCCTCAGACCTTGCGCCGGAGGATGCGGAGCCTTACGAGTTTATGGGGAAGGTGGAGCTTGCAGCGCCGGAGGCGCTGGCATGCGTGGAGCCGCATTTGGCGCGCTATGTGCGGCTAAAGCCGGGGAGCTCCGAGGCGCATTATTTGTATGCGATGGCGCTATTGAGGCGGCAGGAGAGTGCTCCGGATGCAGCTGCGGTTGCACAGGCTGAGGCGCTGCTGAAGAAGGCTGTCGCGCTGGATGCGAAGTGTGGCGATGGGTACCTGGAGCTGGGCGTGCTTGCGGCGCAGCGGAAGGATCTGCCGACGGCGATTGGGTACTACTCGAAGGCGATTGATGCGGACCCGATGATGGCGGATGCTTACTATCGGCTGGCGAAGGCGTACGAGCGCACGGGGCAGCGCGAGAAGGCGAAGGAAGCGTTCGCCATGCATGACAAGGTGACGCAGGAACAGGCGGCAGCGACGGAGCGACAACGCAAGGCGGTGAAGCAGTTTCTGTTTGCGAAGCCGGGTGATGCGCCGACAGTTGCTACGCCTTAG
- a CDS encoding CRTAC1 family protein, with protein MITPRRRFLGSSLVLLGGALTDALATPLWRWKHPLTVEAVETKPGNLGIRFVDVAQTAGLNVTNVWGGIDHKRSIIETKGSGLAFFDFDNDGWLDIYLTNGNRLDTTWPAGKAPTSHLFKNNRDGTFTDVTEHSGLGITGWQTGVCVGDYNNDGFDDLFCCFLGHNRLLHNNGNGTFTDVTRKAGLYQEQGRWGAGCSFLDYDRDGHLDLFVCNYIKIDPDKIPPANETHYCQWKGVPILCGPRGLPPDTNILYHNNGDGTFTDVSAKSGILAPGPRYSITSVSYDFDNDGWPDIYIAVDSMPSVLFKNNHDGTFTDIAVMAGCAYNEDGHEQAGMGVAVADYDCDGFFDIFKTNFVDDTCNLYHNNGDGTFTDVSAPSGVGVNNRYVAWGCGFLDFDNDGWADLIQVNGHVYPEVDRYNFGETYKNPRIAYRNLGNGRFKDVSAELGPGISERFSSRGAAFGDYNNNGCMDALVLNLNDPPSLLRNEGGSNKQNWIKIKLIGTHCNRTAIGARVRVITGKHIQMDEVASGGSVMSQNDLRLHFGLGKADTVDMIEIKWPTTQKLEHFPHIKANQILTIREGEGIIKSDKPSTKA; from the coding sequence ATGATCACCCCTCGCCGTCGCTTCCTCGGTTCCTCTCTCGTCCTCCTCGGCGGGGCACTCACCGACGCCCTCGCCACGCCACTCTGGCGCTGGAAGCATCCGCTCACCGTCGAAGCCGTCGAGACAAAGCCCGGCAACCTCGGCATCCGCTTCGTCGATGTTGCTCAAACCGCCGGCCTCAACGTCACCAACGTCTGGGGCGGCATCGACCACAAGCGCTCCATCATCGAAACCAAGGGCTCAGGCCTCGCCTTCTTTGACTTCGACAACGACGGCTGGCTCGACATCTACCTCACCAACGGCAACCGTCTCGACACCACTTGGCCTGCCGGCAAAGCGCCCACCTCGCATCTCTTCAAAAACAATCGCGACGGCACATTCACCGACGTCACCGAACACTCCGGCCTCGGCATCACCGGCTGGCAAACCGGCGTCTGCGTCGGCGACTACAACAACGACGGCTTCGACGATCTCTTCTGCTGCTTCCTCGGCCACAACCGCCTCCTCCACAACAACGGCAACGGCACATTCACTGATGTCACCCGCAAAGCCGGCCTCTATCAGGAGCAGGGCCGCTGGGGCGCGGGCTGCAGCTTCCTCGACTACGACCGCGACGGCCACCTCGATCTCTTCGTCTGCAACTACATCAAGATCGACCCCGACAAGATCCCGCCCGCCAACGAAACCCACTACTGCCAGTGGAAGGGCGTGCCCATTCTCTGCGGCCCACGCGGCCTCCCGCCCGACACCAACATCCTCTACCACAACAACGGCGACGGCACATTCACCGACGTCTCCGCAAAGTCCGGCATCCTCGCGCCCGGCCCACGCTACTCCATCACCTCCGTCTCCTACGACTTCGACAACGATGGCTGGCCCGACATCTACATCGCCGTCGACTCCATGCCCAGCGTCCTCTTCAAGAACAACCACGACGGCACATTCACCGACATAGCCGTCATGGCCGGCTGCGCCTACAACGAAGACGGCCACGAGCAGGCAGGCATGGGCGTCGCCGTCGCCGACTACGACTGCGATGGCTTCTTCGACATCTTCAAAACCAACTTCGTCGACGACACCTGCAACCTCTACCACAACAACGGCGACGGCACATTCACGGACGTCTCCGCGCCCTCCGGCGTCGGCGTCAACAATCGCTACGTCGCCTGGGGTTGCGGCTTCCTCGACTTCGACAACGACGGCTGGGCCGACCTCATCCAGGTCAACGGACACGTCTATCCCGAAGTAGACCGCTACAACTTCGGTGAGACCTACAAGAACCCCCGCATCGCCTACCGTAACCTCGGCAACGGCCGCTTCAAAGACGTCTCCGCCGAGCTCGGCCCCGGCATCAGCGAGCGCTTCTCCAGCCGCGGCGCAGCCTTCGGCGACTACAACAACAACGGCTGCATGGACGCCCTCGTCCTCAACCTCAACGACCCACCCTCATTACTTCGCAATGAAGGCGGCAGCAACAAGCAGAACTGGATCAAAATCAAGCTCATCGGCACGCACTGCAACCGCACCGCCATCGGCGCGCGCGTCCGTGTCATCACCGGCAAACACATTCAAATGGACGAGGTCGCCAGCGGCGGCAGCGTCATGTCACAGAACGATCTGCGCCTGCACTTCGGGCTCGGCAAAGCCGACACCGTCGACATGATCGAAATAAAGTGGCCCACTACGCAAAAACTCGAGCACTTCCCCCACATCAAGGCCAATCAGATCCTCACCATCCGCGAAGGCGAAGGCATCATCAAGTCCGACAAACCCAGCACTAAGGCGTAG